In Nakamurella antarctica, the following are encoded in one genomic region:
- a CDS encoding polyadenylate-specific 3'-exoribonuclease AS: protein MVAIPPQGPITRYFYDTEFIEDGSTIDLISIGVVCEDGREYYAISSEFNPDRAVPWVRRNVLDKLPGPADKAWRSRRTIRDELAEFFAAGVGAPDLWAWYAAYDHVVLAQLWGAMPALPRNIPRFTKELRQLWEDAGYPTIPDAGPEAHNALADARVGFARWQAITAVYRSESSGA, encoded by the coding sequence ATGGTCGCGATCCCGCCACAGGGACCGATTACGCGATATTTCTACGACACCGAATTTATCGAAGACGGGTCCACCATTGATTTAATTTCGATCGGGGTGGTCTGTGAGGACGGCCGCGAGTACTACGCGATATCTAGTGAGTTCAACCCGGACCGCGCAGTGCCCTGGGTTCGCCGCAACGTACTGGATAAATTGCCTGGACCGGCCGACAAGGCTTGGCGTAGCCGCAGAACCATCCGGGACGAGCTCGCCGAATTCTTCGCCGCCGGCGTTGGCGCCCCCGATCTGTGGGCCTGGTACGCGGCCTATGACCACGTGGTTCTGGCCCAGCTGTGGGGCGCGATGCCGGCGCTGCCGCGGAATATCCCGCGGTTCACCAAGGAGCTTCGCCAGCTATGGGAGGACGCCGGATATCCGACGATCCCCGACGCTGGACCCGAGGCACATAACGCACTTGCGGACGCCCGTGTGGGGTTTGCTCGGTGGCAGGCGATCACCGCCGTTTACCGCTCGGAGTCCTCGGGCGCATAG
- a CDS encoding lysophospholipid acyltransferase family protein — MFYWLAKYVLVGPFLRLFFPTKITGTAHIPETGGAILVANHVAVADSFFLPLHIKRRLSFLAKAEYFTEKGIKGRMKKAFFSGMGQIPVDRTGANAAQDALNTGVRLLTKGHLLGIYPEGTRSPDGRLYKGKTGVARMALEAGVVVIPVATFNTEKVNPIGSKMWRPARVRIEIGRPLDFSRYEGMAGDRFVERSMTDEIMYRLMEMTGQEYVDVYAAKVKADLDKAAAAAIAAEGKGPGTVTRLPPAKAS, encoded by the coding sequence GTGTTCTATTGGTTAGCCAAGTACGTTCTTGTCGGGCCTTTCCTCAGGCTCTTTTTTCCGACGAAAATTACTGGTACCGCGCACATTCCGGAGACTGGCGGTGCGATTTTGGTCGCCAACCACGTTGCGGTCGCAGATTCCTTCTTCCTCCCGCTGCATATCAAGCGCAGACTTTCCTTCCTGGCCAAGGCCGAGTACTTCACCGAGAAGGGGATCAAGGGCCGAATGAAAAAGGCCTTCTTCAGTGGCATGGGGCAGATTCCGGTTGACCGCACGGGTGCCAACGCCGCCCAGGACGCTCTGAATACGGGGGTCCGGTTATTGACCAAGGGCCACCTGCTCGGGATCTACCCCGAGGGCACGAGATCGCCGGACGGACGTCTCTACAAGGGCAAGACCGGTGTGGCCCGAATGGCGCTCGAAGCCGGCGTTGTCGTCATTCCCGTTGCCACATTCAACACCGAGAAAGTCAATCCGATCGGCTCCAAAATGTGGCGCCCAGCTCGAGTCCGAATTGAAATCGGCCGTCCGCTGGATTTCTCCCGCTACGAAGGCATGGCGGGGGACCGGTTCGTGGAGCGATCGATGACGGACGAGATCATGTATCGGCTGATGGAAATGACGGGCCAGGAGTACGTCGACGTGTACGCCGCGAAGGTGAAGGCAGATTTGGACAAAGCCGCAGCAGCGGCCATTGCCGCCGAGGGCAAGGGACCGGGAACGGTGACCCGGTTGCCACCGGCCAAGGCCAGCTGA
- the pknB gene encoding Stk1 family PASTA domain-containing Ser/Thr kinase, which translates to MDRQGASGLAGTVLDGRYRVGSLVARGGMSTVYRGVDQRLGRPVAIKIMKSEFAADHTFLARFEREARSAAGLGHPGVVSVYDHGRDGDVVFLVMELVDGGTLRDLLKQQGALSVPVALSILEPVLSALSAAHESGLIHRDVKPENVLISSKGEVKVADFGLVRAISSATMMTGDVILGTVAYLSPEQVSTGYADARSDVYAAGVLAYEMLTGNPPYSGDNAISVAYQHVHSDIPAVSEQAPGVPAALDDLLLDATSRDSADRPADAGAFLAELIDIRTALSLRRVPVPVPAVPVARPSAHGPTRSGTRPIRSTGPSATRAVRPTATVRTATDIAAEAHVAQVRSEPVTEMVPLPPARSPGRKRRRRRMIIVVIIVVLLGLGAAAGGWWLGSGRWTAVPALVGASQDTAQQQAADANLVVSVTSAYNNSVAAGRVVSVDPPVGDRQLRGSQIVITVSSGKPKVPSVEPGSSPADATAAIKAAALVALVDESRGAFDDAVAAGQVVATEPAAGSSVDIGSTVTVLISKGPQPAIVPQVFHKGVQDAENALKVAGFSIGDPIKRFDAGQPAGVVLATVPAFAATVPKGTPISLVVSNAIKVPDLANKTADQVEALLAGLGLKLTVGTATFDANVDGGLAISSSPATDTLVNPATPNVTVVFSNAITLPDVTGKNLDESAKRLDNLGVRVLTSSFWGFGDNVRNQEPSGGTRVPPGSTVSISTVP; encoded by the coding sequence GTGGACAGGCAAGGCGCTTCTGGGCTCGCCGGCACCGTACTGGATGGCCGGTACCGGGTCGGTTCCTTAGTCGCGCGCGGCGGTATGTCCACCGTCTATCGAGGTGTGGATCAAAGGCTTGGCCGCCCTGTGGCGATCAAGATCATGAAATCAGAATTCGCCGCCGATCACACTTTCCTGGCCCGATTCGAACGGGAAGCGCGATCCGCTGCCGGCCTGGGCCACCCCGGCGTGGTGTCGGTCTATGACCACGGCCGCGACGGCGACGTGGTTTTCCTGGTCATGGAGCTGGTGGATGGCGGCACTCTGCGAGATCTCCTGAAGCAGCAGGGCGCGTTGTCGGTGCCCGTGGCGCTCTCCATTTTGGAGCCGGTGTTGTCGGCCTTGTCGGCGGCCCACGAGTCGGGTCTTATTCACCGGGACGTCAAGCCCGAAAACGTGTTGATCTCCAGCAAGGGAGAGGTGAAAGTAGCCGACTTCGGCTTGGTTCGAGCGATCTCGTCGGCGACCATGATGACAGGCGACGTCATTCTCGGCACCGTCGCCTATCTCTCCCCGGAACAGGTCTCCACCGGATACGCCGACGCGAGGTCGGATGTCTACGCCGCCGGAGTCTTGGCCTACGAAATGCTAACCGGCAACCCGCCGTACTCCGGAGATAACGCGATTAGTGTTGCCTACCAACACGTTCACTCAGACATACCCGCGGTTTCCGAACAGGCACCCGGAGTTCCGGCGGCACTGGATGATTTGCTCCTTGATGCCACCAGCAGGGACTCAGCGGACCGCCCGGCCGACGCGGGCGCCTTCCTTGCCGAACTGATTGATATTCGCACGGCGCTGAGCCTTCGCCGGGTACCGGTACCTGTTCCCGCAGTGCCTGTTGCTCGACCCAGTGCCCACGGGCCCACCCGGTCCGGCACGAGGCCCATCCGTTCTACAGGGCCTTCGGCAACCCGGGCCGTCCGTCCCACCGCGACGGTGCGCACTGCTACCGATATCGCCGCGGAAGCGCATGTCGCACAAGTTCGCTCCGAACCCGTCACAGAGATGGTTCCACTCCCGCCCGCGCGCTCTCCCGGTCGAAAGCGGCGCCGACGACGGATGATCATCGTCGTCATCATCGTGGTCCTCCTCGGCCTCGGCGCCGCAGCTGGCGGATGGTGGCTCGGGTCGGGCCGCTGGACCGCTGTCCCGGCCCTGGTAGGCGCCAGCCAGGACACCGCGCAACAGCAGGCCGCTGACGCAAACCTCGTGGTAAGCGTGACATCGGCGTACAACAACTCTGTAGCCGCGGGGCGTGTGGTGTCTGTAGACCCACCCGTCGGTGATCGACAGTTGCGCGGCTCTCAGATAGTTATCACCGTGTCGAGCGGCAAACCGAAGGTGCCCTCGGTCGAACCAGGGAGCAGCCCCGCCGATGCGACGGCGGCGATCAAGGCCGCAGCACTCGTGGCTCTCGTCGATGAGTCACGCGGCGCCTTCGATGACGCGGTAGCAGCCGGACAGGTTGTCGCCACCGAACCGGCCGCCGGCAGCAGCGTCGACATTGGCAGCACGGTGACGGTGCTGATTTCCAAAGGGCCACAGCCGGCTATCGTCCCCCAGGTCTTTCACAAAGGGGTGCAGGACGCCGAAAATGCCCTGAAGGTAGCAGGTTTCAGCATTGGCGACCCCATCAAGCGGTTTGACGCGGGGCAACCGGCGGGCGTCGTTTTGGCGACTGTCCCCGCTTTCGCTGCCACGGTGCCCAAGGGCACACCGATCTCCCTGGTGGTGTCCAATGCCATCAAGGTGCCGGATCTGGCCAATAAAACAGCGGATCAAGTCGAAGCCCTTCTCGCCGGCCTTGGACTAAAACTCACCGTGGGCACAGCCACATTCGATGCCAATGTTGACGGTGGCCTTGCGATCTCCAGCTCGCCAGCCACCGACACACTGGTTAATCCGGCTACCCCCAACGTGACAGTGGTGTTCTCCAATGCCATCACGCTCCCTGATGTCACCGGTAAGAATCTTGATGAATCGGCCAAGCGCCTCGATAATCTCGGCGTCCGGGTGCTGACGTCGTCATTTTGGGGTTTCGGCGACAATGTGCGCAATCAAGAGCCCTCCGGTGGAACCCGGGTACCCCCGGGTTCCACCGTCTCCATCTCCACTGTTCCTTAG
- a CDS encoding Rv2175c family DNA-binding protein, with amino-acid sequence MALRRVEWHPCDVPTTPTFVPVPDIAEALDVLVTKVHQLINERQLLAVRKDGVLRVPAEFVTDGEITKHLPSVITLLTDAGYTDEEILDWLYESDDSLPGTPMDALVENRGTEIKRRAQASGF; translated from the coding sequence ATGGCATTGCGGCGCGTCGAGTGGCACCCTTGTGACGTGCCAACAACTCCCACTTTTGTCCCGGTTCCGGATATCGCCGAGGCCCTGGACGTTCTGGTGACTAAAGTCCACCAGTTGATCAACGAGCGCCAACTCCTCGCCGTGCGCAAGGACGGTGTGCTGCGGGTTCCCGCGGAATTCGTCACCGACGGGGAGATCACCAAGCATCTTCCCTCGGTGATCACGCTGCTGACCGACGCCGGCTACACCGATGAGGAAATACTGGACTGGCTCTACGAGTCGGATGATTCGCTGCCGGGCACGCCGATGGATGCGCTGGTAGAAAATAGAGGCACCGAAATCAAACGCAGAGCGCAGGCCAGCGGCTTTTAG
- a CDS encoding polyprenyl synthetase family protein → MHSPANILDVPRSVTTLLAAELASRRADVSNIDPRLGELVDHLITFTLQGGKRLRPQFLIWGWRAVRPDSEELQPALLRAAASLELIQTCALMHDDIIDRSETRRGEPSTHRAVTKGHAGQGLSGDGDHFGTSLALLLGDLALAWADDMFTEAALALGRAKEAMPVWRAMRTEVLAGQMLDVATAAANHSDPALQAADAMAVNRYKTAAYTVERPLHLGATLAGGSEAVIAALRSYGEDIGIAFQLRDDQLGVFGEPSITGKPAGDDLVEGKRTLLLARARADLEGMPELAELDAGIGAVADAQRVGRLTSIIAGTTAVQQIESCIAELHTSGVAALADPSVDRAAATALTLLAAAATTRTF, encoded by the coding sequence GTGCACAGTCCTGCCAACATCCTTGACGTTCCACGCTCGGTGACCACGCTTTTAGCTGCGGAACTGGCCAGCCGCAGAGCTGACGTGAGCAACATCGACCCACGCCTTGGCGAGCTGGTTGACCACCTGATCACCTTCACCCTGCAGGGCGGGAAGCGACTGCGACCGCAATTTTTGATCTGGGGCTGGCGCGCGGTAAGGCCCGACTCGGAAGAACTGCAGCCGGCTTTGCTGCGGGCCGCCGCGTCATTGGAGTTAATCCAAACCTGCGCGTTGATGCACGACGACATCATCGACAGGTCCGAGACCAGGAGAGGGGAGCCCAGCACACATCGAGCGGTGACGAAAGGCCATGCGGGACAAGGCCTATCTGGCGATGGCGACCACTTCGGTACCTCACTTGCGCTCTTGCTGGGAGACCTGGCACTCGCGTGGGCCGACGACATGTTCACCGAAGCGGCGCTGGCGCTGGGCCGAGCCAAGGAAGCAATGCCCGTCTGGCGCGCGATGCGCACCGAAGTCCTCGCCGGGCAAATGCTCGATGTCGCCACAGCGGCAGCAAATCACAGCGACCCCGCGCTTCAAGCCGCCGACGCTATGGCGGTGAACCGCTACAAAACGGCGGCCTACACGGTAGAGCGGCCACTGCACCTCGGGGCCACACTTGCCGGCGGCTCGGAAGCCGTCATCGCCGCGCTGCGCAGTTACGGCGAGGATATTGGGATCGCGTTTCAGCTCAGGGACGACCAGCTCGGCGTCTTCGGGGAGCCCTCCATCACGGGCAAACCCGCGGGGGACGACCTCGTCGAAGGCAAACGCACGCTGCTGCTTGCGCGGGCCCGAGCCGACCTGGAAGGGATGCCGGAGTTAGCCGAACTCGACGCCGGAATCGGCGCCGTAGCCGACGCGCAACGAGTAGGACGCCTCACCTCGATCATCGCGGGCACTACCGCCGTTCAACAGATCGAGTCCTGCATCGCGGAGCTCCACACCTCCGGCGTCGCCGCGCTGGCCGATCCGTCGGTGGACAGGGCAGCGGCGACGGCGCTCACCCTGCTCGCGGCAGCAGCGACCACCCGAACGTTTTAA
- a CDS encoding potassium/proton antiporter has protein sequence MESLEQVLGISAVVLLLALLAIRFARKIGMPSLLLYLGIGVLLGNAGFGIEFGTTQQNTLLTEQIGFGALVFILAEGGLSTRWSRVRPALGLGIALSTVSVVVSVAVVGVGVHVLMGFDWRTSFLWGAVLSSTDAAAVFSVLRGVGVKRRLAAALELESGFNDAPVVIAVLLLASNTAISWTAPFLVLYELLAGAAIGAVLGYVGAWWLRRGALPSAGLYPLATVALICGSYAVGQFAHSSGFMATYVTALWLGNAQLPHRVSTASFAEALGWIAQIGLFVMLGLYVDPTRLPAALGIGVVLGLFVLLVARPLSVIAAATPFRVPWREQAMLSWSGLRGAVPIVLAMIPLFLRGGRDENSRLLIDVVIIIVIIYTLIQGTSLPWVARKLGAVDASEPTEVEVDAAPLEEMKAQLLQIKIPEGSRLHGVYVNELRLPKQATVSLVLRAGVSIPVTNDTRLQSGDQMLVVVPEKVLGITERRLRAVGRGGALASWFGEDGRRTDT, from the coding sequence ATGGAATCGCTCGAGCAGGTTCTGGGTATCAGCGCGGTCGTTCTCCTTCTAGCCCTGCTTGCTATCAGGTTTGCGCGCAAAATCGGCATGCCATCACTGCTGTTGTACCTGGGCATCGGTGTTCTTCTTGGCAATGCGGGGTTCGGCATCGAATTTGGAACCACCCAACAAAACACCCTGCTGACCGAACAAATAGGCTTTGGCGCCCTGGTGTTCATCCTGGCCGAAGGCGGCCTGTCCACGCGGTGGAGTCGCGTGCGACCGGCCCTCGGCCTGGGTATCGCACTTTCCACGGTGTCAGTGGTGGTGTCGGTGGCGGTGGTAGGCGTTGGGGTGCACGTGCTGATGGGCTTCGATTGGCGTACCTCGTTTCTCTGGGGCGCGGTGCTCTCGTCCACTGACGCTGCCGCAGTTTTTTCCGTGCTCCGCGGAGTCGGCGTGAAGCGCAGACTTGCGGCAGCATTGGAACTTGAATCTGGTTTCAACGACGCCCCAGTCGTTATCGCTGTTTTGCTATTGGCTTCAAACACCGCGATTTCCTGGACGGCACCGTTTTTAGTGCTGTACGAACTGCTCGCTGGCGCCGCGATTGGTGCCGTGCTGGGTTACGTGGGGGCTTGGTGGTTGCGACGGGGCGCACTGCCCAGTGCTGGGCTCTACCCCCTCGCGACGGTGGCGCTGATCTGTGGGTCCTACGCGGTCGGCCAGTTCGCACACTCGTCGGGCTTCATGGCCACTTACGTCACGGCTCTGTGGCTCGGCAACGCCCAGCTGCCGCACCGGGTTTCCACCGCGTCCTTTGCCGAGGCGCTGGGATGGATTGCCCAAATTGGGCTCTTCGTCATGCTGGGTCTGTACGTCGACCCCACCCGACTTCCGGCGGCTCTGGGGATCGGTGTTGTCCTAGGGCTCTTTGTGCTGTTGGTAGCCAGACCGTTGTCCGTCATCGCTGCGGCCACCCCGTTCCGAGTGCCCTGGCGGGAGCAGGCGATGCTTTCCTGGTCAGGGTTGCGGGGAGCGGTACCCATCGTGCTGGCGATGATCCCGCTCTTCCTGCGTGGCGGGCGGGACGAGAACTCTCGCCTTCTCATCGACGTCGTCATCATTATCGTCATCATCTACACCCTCATCCAGGGAACCAGCCTGCCCTGGGTAGCGCGAAAGCTGGGGGCAGTGGACGCGTCCGAACCCACCGAGGTCGAGGTCGACGCCGCGCCGCTGGAGGAGATGAAGGCCCAACTCCTGCAGATCAAGATCCCGGAAGGGTCCAGGCTGCACGGCGTCTACGTCAACGAGCTTCGACTGCCCAAGCAAGCGACGGTGTCCCTGGTGCTGCGCGCCGGGGTCTCGATCCCCGTAACCAACGACACCAGGCTCCAGAGCGGTGATCAGATGCTGGTGGTGGTGCCCGAAAAGGTGCTGGGTATCACCGAGCGCAGGCTTCGCGCGGTAGGGCGCGGGGGAGCGTTGGCCTCGTGGTTCGGCGAGGACGGCAGGCGCACGGATACATGA
- a CDS encoding ROK family protein, with product MDIGGTTMKAGVVSAGGVVLAARSVPTPHTPEASDDALVALVTSLRAEHEVCGVGLAVAGLICADRTTVMFAPHLAWRDSAVPDRLRSKIGLPVVMDHDVNAAAWAEYSAGAARGAKVALLIALGTGIGAGLVIDGSLFRGSYGAAPELGHVRVVPDGRECPCGKRGCWERYCSGTALAATAIELATAITPGRTWGSRTRQLAPDSAPVTGASVGHAARAGDEVALAAVADLALWLGRGLSLAIDVFDPDTIVIGGGVSKIADLFLPAAIALAFGPDGMTGAGHRPVPSVVAAHFADSAGVVGAALLARCEQE from the coding sequence ATCGATATCGGCGGCACCACGATGAAAGCCGGGGTCGTCAGTGCGGGAGGTGTGGTGCTGGCAGCGCGTAGCGTTCCCACGCCGCACACCCCCGAGGCCTCCGATGACGCACTCGTGGCTTTGGTGACTTCGCTGCGCGCTGAACACGAGGTGTGCGGAGTGGGGTTGGCTGTTGCTGGGCTCATCTGCGCCGATCGGACCACAGTGATGTTTGCACCGCACCTGGCGTGGCGAGACAGCGCAGTGCCGGACCGCTTGCGCTCAAAGATCGGCCTACCGGTCGTCATGGATCACGATGTCAACGCCGCTGCGTGGGCGGAGTACAGCGCGGGCGCTGCTCGCGGCGCGAAAGTCGCGCTACTGATCGCGCTGGGCACGGGGATTGGTGCGGGGCTAGTAATCGACGGATCCCTTTTTAGAGGCAGCTACGGGGCAGCGCCCGAGCTTGGGCATGTGCGGGTCGTCCCTGACGGAAGGGAATGTCCCTGCGGCAAACGCGGATGTTGGGAGCGTTATTGCTCGGGAACAGCTTTGGCCGCTACCGCTATCGAGCTGGCGACGGCAATCACACCCGGGCGCACCTGGGGGAGTCGAACGCGTCAACTGGCCCCCGACTCGGCACCCGTGACGGGGGCCTCGGTCGGACACGCCGCGCGCGCGGGCGATGAGGTGGCGCTCGCAGCCGTTGCTGACCTCGCACTGTGGCTGGGCCGTGGCCTCAGCCTGGCCATCGATGTCTTCGACCCCGACACGATCGTTATCGGTGGTGGCGTGAGCAAAATCGCCGATTTGTTCTTGCCGGCCGCGATTGCGCTGGCCTTCGGGCCGGACGGGATGACGGGTGCGGGACATCGGCCTGTGCCGTCCGTGGTTGCCGCTCATTTTGCTGACAGTGCTGGAGTTGTCGGCGCGGCGTTACTCGCCCGCTGCGAACAGGAATAG
- the metF gene encoding methylenetetrahydrofolate reductase [NAD(P)H] — protein sequence METVIDRLSAGGAQFSVEFFPPKDDAGEIQLWRTIRELEPLRPAFVSVTYGAGGSSRDRTIRITGRIATETTLVPIAHLTAVNHTVAELRHVIGSYASVGVRNILALRGDMPGDVTAKYQAAEGGLKYASDLVRLAKSLGDFTVGVAAFPEMHPESVDQESDMRYLVEKLNAGADFATTQMLFSATDYLRLRDRLRAAGVNKPLVPGIMPIASWKGIARQALMAGQQVPQAVIDRFSPIADDPEATRAEGVQFAIEMCRQLLAEGVPTLHFYTMNKSRATLEILEALGITRARSFAAATP from the coding sequence ATGGAGACTGTCATCGACCGACTGTCCGCCGGTGGTGCCCAGTTCTCAGTCGAGTTCTTTCCTCCCAAGGACGATGCGGGGGAAATTCAACTGTGGCGAACAATTCGCGAGCTCGAGCCCCTTCGCCCCGCTTTCGTCTCGGTGACCTACGGTGCAGGCGGTTCCAGCCGCGATCGCACCATCCGCATTACGGGCCGGATTGCCACCGAAACCACCCTCGTCCCGATTGCGCACCTCACCGCGGTGAACCACACCGTCGCTGAGCTGCGCCACGTCATTGGGTCCTACGCCTCCGTGGGGGTGCGCAACATCCTTGCCCTTCGTGGAGATATGCCCGGGGATGTGACAGCCAAGTACCAAGCCGCCGAGGGTGGGCTGAAATACGCATCGGATTTGGTGCGCCTGGCCAAGTCGCTCGGAGATTTCACCGTGGGAGTTGCGGCGTTTCCCGAGATGCACCCCGAATCGGTGGATCAAGAATCCGATATGCGGTACCTGGTCGAAAAGCTCAACGCGGGCGCCGACTTCGCCACCACCCAAATGCTCTTTTCGGCGACCGATTACCTGCGGCTCCGGGATCGCCTTCGCGCCGCGGGAGTCAACAAGCCGTTGGTCCCAGGCATCATGCCCATCGCTTCCTGGAAGGGCATCGCCCGCCAGGCATTGATGGCTGGACAACAGGTGCCGCAGGCCGTCATCGACCGATTCTCGCCCATTGCCGACGATCCAGAGGCCACCAGGGCCGAAGGCGTTCAATTCGCCATCGAGATGTGCCGGCAACTGCTGGCTGAAGGCGTCCCAACGTTGCACTTTTACACCATGAACAAATCCCGAGCCACCCTGGAAATCTTGGAAGCGCTCGGTATCACCCGGGCGCGTTCCTTCGCCGCTGCAACGCCTTAG
- a CDS encoding DUF308 domain-containing protein, whose translation MTAAVPPAPGEGSGDDRADIDAMFAAITSSFANEMNWESGDLNLTEALEAERVANESARAEAEAVRKRAEQRDRRRAERAAELAQYTAEKAELEAEYNSDDDHFVPPKPPPLPTLRRATISSLLLIVAGIALLAFPTLLVIAQDLTMVVGLLMIMGGLGWLVANMRTGPPDDSDNGAVL comes from the coding sequence GTGACTGCTGCTGTGCCCCCCGCACCCGGCGAAGGATCTGGCGACGACCGGGCTGACATCGACGCAATGTTTGCCGCCATCACGTCATCATTTGCCAACGAGATGAACTGGGAATCGGGCGACCTCAACCTCACAGAGGCACTCGAAGCTGAGCGCGTGGCGAACGAGTCGGCGCGGGCAGAAGCCGAAGCGGTACGCAAGCGCGCGGAACAACGCGATCGTCGCCGAGCAGAACGAGCCGCCGAACTCGCCCAATACACCGCGGAGAAGGCCGAGCTCGAAGCTGAATACAACTCCGACGACGACCATTTTGTGCCACCCAAGCCGCCACCACTACCCACACTGCGACGCGCCACCATCTCATCGCTGCTCCTGATCGTGGCAGGCATCGCGCTGCTGGCCTTTCCCACGTTGTTGGTCATCGCGCAGGACCTCACCATGGTCGTGGGTTTACTGATGATCATGGGTGGACTCGGCTGGTTGGTAGCCAATATGCGCACCGGACCACCCGACGACTCAGACAACGGCGCAGTTCTCTAG
- a CDS encoding class II 3-deoxy-7-phosphoheptulonate synthase, whose product MNWTVDIPAEILPTLPPLPLDLRTRLDAALALPAQQQPHWENPEQVHAVRAMLEAVPPVTVPAEIDRLQRKLADVAGGKAFLLQGGDCAETFADNTEPHIKANIQTLLQMAVVLTYGASMPVVKVARIAGQYAKPRSSELDSLGLPSYRGDIINSLSTKPQDRLHDPSRMIRAYANSSAAMNLVRALTGAGMGDLATVHEWNQDFVLTSRAGERYERVAAEIDRAMRFMSACGVESHSLHEVEIFASHEALLLDYERAMLRLVNTTQGPRLYDLSSHFLWIGERTRQLDGAHIAFAELLANPIGLKIGPGTTPEQAVEYVLRLDPRNEPGRLTLISRMGNGNVRSVLPAIVKAVEATGHKVIWQCDPMHGNTHEASTGYKTRHFDRIVDEVQGFFEVHGDLGTHPGGIHVELTGEDVTECLGGAQQISDQDLAGRYETACDPRLNTQQSLELAFLVSEMLRS is encoded by the coding sequence GTGAACTGGACAGTCGACATCCCGGCCGAAATACTGCCGACCTTGCCCCCGCTACCCCTAGACCTGCGCACCCGGCTTGATGCTGCGCTAGCCTTGCCAGCCCAGCAACAGCCGCACTGGGAAAACCCGGAACAGGTGCACGCGGTGCGCGCAATGCTGGAGGCGGTGCCACCGGTGACAGTGCCTGCGGAGATCGACCGGCTGCAGCGCAAGCTTGCCGATGTTGCGGGCGGGAAGGCGTTCCTGTTGCAGGGCGGCGATTGCGCCGAAACGTTCGCGGACAACACCGAGCCGCACATCAAAGCCAACATCCAAACCCTGCTACAGATGGCGGTGGTGTTGACATACGGTGCGTCGATGCCGGTGGTGAAGGTCGCCCGCATTGCCGGGCAGTATGCGAAACCGCGTTCCTCGGAACTGGACTCGTTGGGCCTTCCGTCCTACCGCGGCGACATCATCAACTCGTTGTCTACGAAGCCGCAGGATCGTCTGCACGATCCGTCAAGAATGATTCGGGCCTACGCCAACTCCTCAGCCGCGATGAACCTCGTACGGGCACTCACCGGCGCAGGGATGGGTGATCTTGCCACCGTGCACGAGTGGAACCAGGATTTCGTCCTGACCTCCCGCGCGGGGGAGCGCTACGAGCGGGTGGCCGCGGAGATCGACCGAGCGATGCGTTTCATGTCAGCGTGCGGTGTCGAATCCCACTCACTGCACGAAGTTGAGATTTTCGCCTCCCATGAGGCGCTGCTTTTGGACTACGAACGCGCGATGTTGCGGTTGGTGAATACCACCCAGGGACCGCGGCTCTACGACCTGTCCAGCCATTTCTTGTGGATCGGTGAGCGGACCCGCCAACTCGACGGCGCACACATTGCCTTTGCCGAGCTGTTAGCAAACCCCATCGGCCTGAAAATCGGCCCCGGCACCACCCCGGAGCAGGCGGTGGAGTACGTCCTGCGCTTGGATCCCCGCAACGAGCCTGGTCGATTGACGCTGATCTCGCGGATGGGCAATGGGAATGTGCGCAGCGTGCTACCGGCAATCGTGAAAGCCGTGGAGGCCACGGGTCACAAGGTGATCTGGCAGTGCGATCCTATGCACGGCAACACCCACGAGGCCTCAACGGGTTACAAGACACGGCATTTCGACCGAATCGTTGACGAGGTTCAGGGATTCTTCGAGGTGCACGGCGACCTCGGCACGCACCCGGGCGGCATCCACGTCGAACTCACGGGCGAGGATGTCACCGAATGCCTGGGCGGCGCTCAGCAGATCTCCGATCAAGATCTTGCTGGACGCTACGAAACCGCCTGCGATCCGCGGCTCAACACTCAGCAATCGTTGGAACTGGCGTTCCTCGTCTCGGAGATGCTGCGAAGTTAA